From Fulvivirga lutea:
CCAAACTTTCTCATGTAGCCTTTTGGTCTTCCAGTTAGTTTACATCTGTTATGTAATCTTACCGGGGAAGCGTTTCTTGGAAGTTTATCCAATGCTTCATAATCACCAGCTTCTTTAAGAGCTTTTCTCTTAGCAGCATACTTTGCTACTAATTTTTCTCTTTTTAATTCTCTTGCTTTTATTGCAGCTCTTGCCATAATATTTAGTTTTTACTTGCGAATGGCATACCGAATGCCTTCAACAGTTCGTAACTTTCTTCATCAGAATCAGCAGTAGTCACAAAAGTGATATCCATACCGTTGATCTTATTTACTTTTTCGATACTGATTTCAGGGAAAATGATTTGTTCCTTTACACCTAATGTATAGTTACCTCTTCCGTCAAAACCTTTATCACTTACGCCTTTGAAATCTCTTACCCTTGGTAAAGCAATAGAAAGAAGTCTATCTAAGAATTCATACATCTTATCACCTCTTAAAGTTACTTTAGCACCAATTGGCATTTCTTCTCTTAACTTAAAGTTAGAGATTGACTTCTTTGACATTGTAGGTATAGCTTTCTGACCTGTGATAGCAGTTAGCTCTTCAACACCTACATCTACTAATTTCTTATCAGCTACAGCAGCACCAATACCTTTGTTAAGGCAAATCTTAGTTACCTTAGGCACCTGCATGATAGAAGTGTATTGAAACTTTTCCTTTAAAGCAGGAACAATTTCTTTCTGATATTTCTCTTTTAATCTCGGACTAGCCATCTTAAATAATTTCTCCAGTTTTCTTAGAATATCTCTGCAACTTGCCTTTATCGTCAAGTTTTCTACCAGTTCTGGTAGCCTCTCCAGTAGCTGGATCAACAAGCATTAAATTGCTTACGTGAACCGCAGCTTCTGTTTTTTCAATTCCACCTTCAGGCTTAGTAGCTGATGGTTTAACGTGTTTAGTTACAACGTTTACTCCTTCTACTACCGCTCTGTTTTTATCAGTAACAACTTCTAGAACAACCCCTGTTTTACCTTTTGAGTTACCAGAGATTACCTTTACAGTGTCACCTTTTTTTATGTGTAATTTTTTCATTTTCTTATTCTACTATTAAAGTACTTCAGGAGCCAATGAAACAATTTTCATGAATTGCTTTT
This genomic window contains:
- the rpsN gene encoding 30S ribosomal protein S14, translating into MARAAIKARELKREKLVAKYAAKRKALKEAGDYEALDKLPRNASPVRLHNRCKLTGRPKGYMRKFGISRVTFREMASEGKIPGVTKASW
- the rplE gene encoding 50S ribosomal protein L5; translated protein: MASPRLKEKYQKEIVPALKEKFQYTSIMQVPKVTKICLNKGIGAAVADKKLVDVGVEELTAITGQKAIPTMSKKSISNFKLREEMPIGAKVTLRGDKMYEFLDRLLSIALPRVRDFKGVSDKGFDGRGNYTLGVKEQIIFPEISIEKVNKINGMDITFVTTADSDEESYELLKAFGMPFASKN
- the rplX gene encoding 50S ribosomal protein L24, translating into MKKLHIKKGDTVKVISGNSKGKTGVVLEVVTDKNRAVVEGVNVVTKHVKPSATKPEGGIEKTEAAVHVSNLMLVDPATGEATRTGRKLDDKGKLQRYSKKTGEII